ACGCCCGGACCTTCCTGCGGGTGGGCACGCACCCGGCCCTGCACGCCGCGCACCTGACCGCGCCCGGCCCGGCGGATGTGCCCCGCGTCCTCGCGCGCTGCCGGGCGGACGCGCTAGGCTGCCGCGCGTGACCGTGACCCTGCCCGCCGACCTGCCCGTGACCCTGCCGCTCCTGATGGCCTTCGACCTGGACGGCACCCTGATTCCCGACGCGGGCCGCGAGGTGCAGCCCGACGCGGCGCAGGCGCTGGCGCGGCTGCGGGCGCTGGGCGTGAAGATCGCCATCATCACCGGTCGGGACCTGCCGCCCCCACCGGTGCGGCAGGCCGCGCAGCCCGACGCGGTCGCCACGAACAACGGGGGGCGGGTCATGATCGGCGGCGACCTGCACACCGAGTCGCGCTTCAGTGACGAGGACCTGGAAGCGGCGCTGGCCCACGGCCTGCACGGAGCGCGGGTGGTGCTGTTCACCGCCGACGCGCTGTACGTGGACCTGCCGGACGGCGTGAACCCCGAACCGTGGATGGTGCAGCGCGGTTACCGTCCCCTGCACGAGGCGCCACGCGGCGGGATCCTGAAG
Above is a genomic segment from Deinococcus depolymerans containing:
- a CDS encoding HAD family hydrolase, with the protein product MTVTLPADLPVTLPLLMAFDLDGTLIPDAGREVQPDAAQALARLRALGVKIAIITGRDLPPPPVRQAAQPDAVATNNGGRVMIGGDLHTESRFSDEDLEAALAHGLHGARVVLFTADALYVDLPDGVNPEPWMVQRGYRPLHEAPRGGILKVGYYHPQVAAFAGQLRDSHPHLVLTGAQDPYPHFLTVTPQGAHKGAALTLIAQALGVPQDRTVAFGDSDNDEAMLEVAGYAVQVGSLPLLTPHADVRVSEQAELGAFLHAWADRLATAR